The following proteins come from a genomic window of Enterobacter chengduensis:
- a CDS encoding DoxX family protein, which yields MKNTTMPPRVDLGLFFLRLTGSLLLLYVHGLPKVLHFSEELTRIEDPFGFGPYASLIPAIVAEVVCPLFIIAGVYTRLACLPIIAVLLVAMLAVHPNWSIAEGQFGWLLLIIFTTLALTGPGQWRLQRKAAERFA from the coding sequence ATGAAAAACACCACTATGCCGCCCCGGGTTGACCTGGGGCTGTTCTTCCTGCGCCTGACCGGCAGCCTGCTGCTGCTCTACGTGCACGGCCTGCCGAAGGTGCTGCACTTCAGCGAAGAGCTGACGCGCATTGAAGATCCGTTCGGCTTCGGGCCTTACGCCAGCCTGATCCCGGCGATTGTCGCCGAGGTGGTTTGCCCGCTGTTTATCATTGCGGGCGTGTACACCCGCCTGGCGTGCCTGCCGATTATCGCCGTGCTGCTGGTGGCGATGCTGGCGGTCCACCCGAACTGGTCGATTGCCGAAGGGCAGTTTGGCTGGCTGCTGCTGATTATCTTCACCACCCTTGCCCTCACCGGGCCGGGCCAGTGGCGATTGCAGCGTAAGGCAGCGGAGAGGTTCGCATGA